CAGGCGGAGCTGTTCGCCGGACGGCGCGGCTCCGACCACCGCACCCGGTGAAGGAGTCGGCCACCGCACCCGGCAGGGGAGTCGGCTACTCCGCCGACGCCAGCGGTGACGCCTCGCAGTGGTCCACCTCGGCCGCCGTGGCCTCGTCGGTCAGCTGCACCTTCGCCGTCGCCACGCTGCGCGCGTCGACCCGGACCGCCACTCCGCGTGCGTCGACGGTGTCGCCGTTCGCGTCCAGGAAGGTGACGTCGGCGTAGAAGGAGCCGGCCCGGTCGTCGATGTTGGTGACCTCGATCGTGGCGTACGGCTTGTCCTTCGTCGCGCAGCTCACCAGCTTCACCTCGGCGTCCAGGAGCGCGGTGGAGGTGCTGGAGGTCCCGGACGAGCCGCTCGACGACGAGCCGGACGCGGAACCCGATGTGGAACCTGACGTGGAACCCGACGTCGACGACGAGCTGTCGTGGTCCTGGCTGGAGCTGCTGCATCCGCCGCCCCCGCCGCTGCCGTCACTGCTGCTGCGGTGCCCGTGACTCTTGCTGGTGGAGAACCCGGTCAGCGCCAGTACGACCAGTGCCGACACCGCCGCGAACCTGAACCTGTGCCTCTGTGTGTGCCCCCGTCGTTCCATAAGGACACCATAAGCAACCCCTGTCACGGCCATGTCACCGCGTGGCGACCGCCCCGTCCCCGGCGTAGCGTCTGGGATGAGAGCGGAGGCAGACCGAGCCGGACCGCTCCCCGCAGCGACGGCCGCCGTCTGGATCCCCTTCCGTGCACCCGGCACGACGGCCGTCCCGGACGGGAGATTCCCAGAGGCCGCTTACGCCGTTCTCGCCGTCCCGGTCCCCTTCTCCGCGTCCAGCGCGTACACGCAGCGGTCCTTGCTGCACGCGTACACCACGCCGTCCCGGACCACCGGGGAGCCGGTGATCTCGCCGCCGGTCGCCAGCTTCCAGCGCAGTCGGCCGTCGTCGGCCTTCAGGGTGTACAGCAGATGGTCGGTCGAGCCGAAGTGGATGCGGCCCTCGGCCACCGCGGGCGCGCCGACGATGTCGCCGCCCGCCTGGAAACGCCACTTCGGCGTTCCGGTCACCGCGTCCAGGGTGTAGAGGCCCTTGCCGCTGCCGACGTGGACATGGCCCGCGGCCACCAGCACCGGTTCGACGGACGCCCGGGCCTCGGTGGCGATGCGCCAGCGGTCGCGGCCGTCGGTGGCGTCGAGGGCGTAGACGGTGCCGAGGTAGTCGGCGAGGTACACCCCGCCGCCGGTCACCGCGGGGCCCGGCACGAAGGACGGCGGGGACAGGAACACGGCGGGGGCCTCGAAGTGCCAGCGCACCCTGCCGCTCGCCACGTCGACGGCGAGGACGCGGGTGCCGGCGGAGAGGTAGACGTAGCCGTCGGGGGCGGGCGTGACGCGGACCGGGACGCCGCCGCAGGACGCCGTGTCGCCGATCGGGTACGACCAGCGCTCGTCGCCGGTGCGGGCGTCCAGGGCTCTGAGCCGGGCGTCCTGCCAGACGTAGACCGTGCCGTCGTGCAGCGCGGGGCCCGCCTCCGGGGACTCGAAGTCGGTCTGGCAGCCGGAGATCTCCCACAGCTTCTGGCCGGTGGAGGCCTCCCAGGCCTGGACTCCGCCGCCGCGGGTGCCGGTGACGACCGTGCCCCGGTCGGCCTTGAGCGCGTACACCCAGGCGTCCGTCGACAGCCGCCACAGGTCGGCGCCCTCGCGGGCGTCCAGGGCGAACAGGGTGGGGCCGTCGGAGGCGTGGACGCGGCCGTCCGCGACCGCCGTCGACCAGGCCACGTCCCGTGTCTTGAAGCGGCGCCGGCCGGTGGCCACGTCCAGGGCGTGCACCTCGAAGGAGGTGACGTAGACGAGGTCCCCGGCGACCGACGGCGTGCCCCACACATCGTTCGACATGCGGAAACGCCACGGCCGCCAGCCCGCGGGAGTCTCCGCGGGCGCGCTCGGCGGCGCGGGTACGGCGGTGTCGGCGCCGTTGACGCCGGGGTGCAGCCGGGACCAGTTGGCGACCAGGCCGGCCTCGGGCACCGGCGCCTTCATGGCGGCCGTGGCGCGGACGTCGGCGATGCGGGGGCCGGGGCCGATCGGCACGGCCGCGCCGGCCAGCCGGATGGGGCCGATGTCGGGGGCGCCGACGGCGACGGGCGCGGGGGCGGTGCGGGCGGGCACGACCGGGTCATGGGACGGCGGGGGCGGCAGGGCAGGCATGGCGGGCCGGGCCAGGCCCACGCCTCCCCCGCCTCCGCTGCGGGGGCCGGCCACGGGGGCCGGTTTCGCCGGGCGGCCGCCGCGCCGCGTCTCGATCATGGTGACCGCCTTCTCGGGCAGCCACGCCGACGCCGTACCGCTGTCGTCGGAGCCGGAGCCGAAGAGGTGGGGGGCCAGCTGGGCCTGGAGGTCGGCCGGGTTGGGGCGGGCCGTGGCCTCCATCTGCATACAGGATTCGATGAGCGGACGCAGCTCGTCCGGGAGGCCCTCCAGGTCCGGGCCCTCGCGCAGCAGCATGAAAACGGTTTCGACCGGATTGGCGCCGTGGAAGGGCGGGTGTCCGGTCGCGGCGAACACCAGCATCGAGCCGAGCGAGAAGACGTCGCTCGCGCCGGTCACGCTGCGCGAGTCCTTCGCCTGTTCGGGGGACATGTAGGCGGGGGTGCCGACGGCGACGTTCGTCATCGTCAAACGTGTGTTCGAGACGCCGGACGCGATGCCGAAGTCGATCACCCGGGGGCCGTCCTCGACGACCAGCACGTTCGACGGCTTCAGGTCGCGGTGGACGAGCCCCGCGCCGTGGATGGACTGCAGCGCCTCCGCGACGCCCGCCGCCAGCCAGCGCACCGCCTGGGCCGGCATCGGCCCGCAGTCGTTCACTATCTCCTCGAGGGAGGGCGCGGGGACGTACGCGGTGGCCAGCCAGGGCACGGCGGCACGCGGGTCGGCGTCGACCACGGCGGCCGTATAGAAGCCGGAGACCGCCCGGGCCGCCTCCACCTCGCGCGTGAAGCGCACGCGGAAGAGCTGGTCCTCGGCGAGCTCGGTGCGGACCGTCTTGATCGCCACGCGCCGGCCGGACGCCGAGCGTGCCAGATAGACCAGCCCCATGCCGCCGGCACCCAGCCGTCCCAGCACCTCGAACGGCCCGATCCGCCGCGGGTCGTGCTGCGTCAGCTGATCCACCACTTGCCTGCCACCTCCCCGTACGAACCGCGTCACCCACTTGTGTACACGGCCCCGTGCAGCGTCTCACCACCGCACCGCCGTGGCGGCACGCACCCCGATTCTTCCTGGCCGGGCGGCTGGTGGCGAACCCGGGGGCAATCGGGGTGTCTCATTTCATATGAGGGCAAAGACGGGTCTTCGGTACGTGTCCCGCCCCCTGTTTCGGTACGCGTTACCGTCTGCGTTTCCGTACGCGGCTCAGCGCTGGAGGAGCGCGAACGACGCCCCCTGATTGTCCGTGACGACGGCCACCGTGCCGTACGACGCCGTGAACGGGCCCGCCTGGAGGCGCCCGCCGAGCCTGCTCACCGTGCCCAGGGCCGCCTCGCAGTCCTCCACGCCGAAATGGACGAGGACATGCGGCGGCATCATCTCCGGGAAGACGTCGGCGACCGGGGCCCGGCCGAAGTCGGGATGCGCGCCGGGGCCGAAGAGGGCCGCGTGGAAGAGATGGCCGTAGAAGGTGTTGGCGGCGTCGGTGTCCCGGGCGTACAGCTGCGCCCAGGCGAAGGCGCCGGGGGCGTGCCGGACGCCGAAACCGGGGTGGCTGCCGGGCTGCCACAGGCCGAAGACGGCGCCCTCGGGGTCGGCGGCGAGCGCGGCGACGCCCTGCCCGTCGACCGGCAGCGGGGCCATCACCACCTGCCCGCCGGCCGCCTGGATCCGCCGGGCGGTCGCCGTGACGTCCGGGGTCGCGAAGTACACCGTCCACACGGTGGGCATCCGGCCGTCCGTCTTGTGGGCGAGCGCGGCGACGGGCGCTCCGTCCAGCAGCCCCCACACCGAGGAGCCATGGGCGGCCTCGAAGGTCCACCCGAAGAGCTCGCCGTAGAAACGCCTGCCCGCGTCGACGTCCGGGAGCTGGGCGTCCACCCAGCAGGGGACGCCCTCCTCGACGCCTCCGGCGTCACCCTCTGTGTTCACCGATGCCCTGTTTTCGGCCATGCAGCCAAACTAACGGCGGTTCACGCAGCCCGCAGACCAGGCACACCCGTCTCCGCACGCCCGCGCACCCCATTTGCAGTCGGCCGAATCGCGCTCCGATCACCCCTCGGTAAGCTGACGGCATGACAGGACAAGTGCGTACCGTCGACGGCCGCGTGGCCGGTCGACGCGGGCAGGCGACGCGGCAGAAGCTGCTCGACTGCCTCAGCGAGATGCTCAGCTCCTCTCCCTACCGGGACGTCAAGGTCATCGACGTCGCCCGGAAGGCGGGCACTTCGCCCGCGACCTTCTACCAGTACTTCCCGGACGTCGAGGGCGCGGTACTGGAGATCGCCGAGCAAATGGCCGCCGAGGGCGCGGAGTTGACCGCGCTGCTCGAAGGCCGGTCGTGGGTCGGCAAGGCGGGCTGGCAGACGGCGCAGGAACTCGTCGACGGGTTCCTGGAGTTCTGGCGGAGGAACGACGCGATCCTGCGGGTCGTCGATCTCGGCGCGGCCGAGGGCGACAAGCGTTTCTACAAACTCCGGATGAAGATCCTCAACTCGGTCAACAACTCCCTGGCGGACGCGGTCGCCGAGTTGCAGTCCAAGGGCAAGGTCGACAAGGACGTGAACCCGGCGGCGGTCGCCGGTTCGCTGGTCGCGATGCTCGCGGCGGTCGCCTCGCACCAGAAGGGCTTCACGACGTGGGGCGTCAAGCAGGCTGAACTCAAGCCGAACCTGGCCCTGTTGGTGCACCTGGGCATCACCGGCAAGAAGCCGACGAAATAGCCGACCGCACCGGCATCGCCTTTTCCCGGCTCCAAGTCCTGTCTGGCAGGCGGCGGCCCACCCACGGGGTGGCCGCCGCCTGCCGCGCTGTGGAAGGCCTTTCGCTCTGCTCCCGGGCTGTTCACGCGCGTTGTCGCCGCGGCTGTTCACGCTCACGCGGGCTGTTCACGCGGGCAGCGGCCGGTCCCGCACCACGTGCTTCATCACCAGCGTCGACGTCAGCCGCTGCACGCCCGGCAGCGTCGTCAGCCTTTCGTCGTACAGCCGTTGGAAGGCCGCGAGGTCGGCGGTGGCCACCCGCAGCAGATAGTCCGGCTCCCCGAACAGCCGCTGCGCGTCCAGCACGTGTTCCACCTCGGCCACCGCCCGTTCGAAGTCGGCGACCGTGTCCCGGTCCTCCTGCCGCATCGAGACGAAGACCAGCGCCTCGAAGGCCAGCCCGACGGCGGTCGGCTCCACGACCGCGCGATAGCCGCTGATCGCCCCGGACCGCTCCAGCTCCCGCAGCCGACGGTGGCACGGCGAGACGCTCAGCCGCACCCGCGCGGCCAGCTCGGTCACGGTCAGCCGCCCGTCCTGCTGCAACTCGGCAAGGATTTTCCGGTCCACGTCGTCCATGGGGTAGATCTTCCCCGAAACAGTCCGATTCCGGGAAACATCGGAAACCGCTTACCGAGGAACGATCCGGAACAGCCGTATCTCCCGCTCCACCCGCGCCTGGTAGGTGGCGTACGGCGGCCAGAACGTCAGCAGCGTCTTCCAGACCGCCGCCCGCTCCTCTCCCGCCAGCAGCCGCGCCGTCACCGGGATGTCGGCGCCCTGCCAGCTGACCTCGGCGTCGGGGTGGGCGAGGAGGTTGGCGGTCCAGGCGGGGTGCCCGGTGCGGCCGAAGTTGGAGCCGACCAGGATCCAGCCGGCGCCGTCCGCCTCCGGCATGCAGGCCAGCGGCGTACGGCGCGGCCGACCGCTCCTCGCCCCGGTCGCCGTGAGGATCACCCCCGGCAGCATCTGGGCGCTGAGCAGCACCTTTCCCCGGGTAAGCCGATGGACGGCCCGGTCGAGCGCGGGGATGACATGCGGGGCGACCTTCGCGAAGGACCGGGTCGAGGACACCCTCTGGACGAGCCGAACGCCGATCACACCGATACCTCCGTACGGTCGAAGAGTCCGGCCTCGTCGGCCGCGTGGGCGCGCAGCCGGTGCACGGGTCCGAACAGCAGTTCGTCTCCGGCGGCCCGCTTGAAGTACAGGTGGGCGTCGTGCTCCCAGGTGAAGCCGACGCCGCCGTGCAGCTGGACGGCCTCCCCGGCGGCACTGCGCAGCGCCTCCAGGGCCTGGGCGAGGGCGAGCCCGCCGACCCGCTCGCCATGGGCGGTGGCCCAGGCGGCGTAGTAGGCGGCGGAGCGGGCCGCCTGGACCTGGACGTAGACGTCGGCCAGCCGGTGCTGCACAGCCTGGAAGGAGCCGATCGCCCGCCCGAACTGCTCGCGCTGTCCAACGTATTCGACGGTCCGCTCCAGCGCTCGGTCTGCGGCCCCGACCGCCTCGCAGGCGAGGACGGCGGCGGCACGGTCGCCCGTCTGGGCAAGGGCCTTGGGCACGTCCGCCTCCGCGCCCCCCGCATCCCCTTCGCCGCCCAGCAACTCGGCCTCCACATTGCGGAGTTGGACGCGGGCCTGCGGTCGGGTCGCGTCGAGGGCGGTCTGCCGTGCGCGGACGAGACCGGCGGCGTCGGCCCGGACCAGGAACAGCAGCGGCCGGGACCGTACGAACCCCCCGGTGTGGGCGGCGACGACCAGCAGCCCGGCGCTGTGCCCGTCGAGGACCTGCGCGGCCTCCCCGTACAGCCGCCACGCGCCCTGGACGCACCGGGCCTGCACTCCCCCGGCCCGTCCGCCGCCGGCCCAGTCGCCGCCGTTGACCCCGGTCAGGGCGAGAGCGGTGGCGAGAGCGGTTCCGGGAACGGCGAGGGCGGCGGTCAGGGCGCCGGAGGCGATGCGGGGGAGCAGGTGGGCGCGCTGGGCGTCGGTGCCGAGGGCGAGGATCAGCGGTGCGGCGAGGACGGCGGTCGCGACGAGCGGGGAGGGGGCGAGGGCCCGGCCGGTCTCCTCGGCGGCGAGGGCGAGATCGGTGACCGGGCACCCGACGCCGCCGTAGGCCTCCGGAAGCGCGAGTCCGGGCAGGCCCAACTGGTCGGCGAGGACGGTCCACAGGGCGGGGTCGTGTCCGGCGGGAGTGGCGAGGGCGGCCCTCAACTCCTCGGAGCCGCACCGCTTGTGGAGCAGCTCGCGCAGCGTACGGCG
This window of the Streptomyces sp. NBC_01275 genome carries:
- a CDS encoding PQQ-binding-like beta-propeller repeat protein, which translates into the protein MVDQLTQHDPRRIGPFEVLGRLGAGGMGLVYLARSASGRRVAIKTVRTELAEDQLFRVRFTREVEAARAVSGFYTAAVVDADPRAAVPWLATAYVPAPSLEEIVNDCGPMPAQAVRWLAAGVAEALQSIHGAGLVHRDLKPSNVLVVEDGPRVIDFGIASGVSNTRLTMTNVAVGTPAYMSPEQAKDSRSVTGASDVFSLGSMLVFAATGHPPFHGANPVETVFMLLREGPDLEGLPDELRPLIESCMQMEATARPNPADLQAQLAPHLFGSGSDDSGTASAWLPEKAVTMIETRRGGRPAKPAPVAGPRSGGGGGVGLARPAMPALPPPPSHDPVVPARTAPAPVAVGAPDIGPIRLAGAAVPIGPGPRIADVRATAAMKAPVPEAGLVANWSRLHPGVNGADTAVPAPPSAPAETPAGWRPWRFRMSNDVWGTPSVAGDLVYVTSFEVHALDVATGRRRFKTRDVAWSTAVADGRVHASDGPTLFALDAREGADLWRLSTDAWVYALKADRGTVVTGTRGGGVQAWEASTGQKLWEISGCQTDFESPEAGPALHDGTVYVWQDARLRALDARTGDERWSYPIGDTASCGGVPVRVTPAPDGYVYLSAGTRVLAVDVASGRVRWHFEAPAVFLSPPSFVPGPAVTGGGVYLADYLGTVYALDATDGRDRWRIATEARASVEPVLVAAGHVHVGSGKGLYTLDAVTGTPKWRFQAGGDIVGAPAVAEGRIHFGSTDHLLYTLKADDGRLRWKLATGGEITGSPVVRDGVVYACSKDRCVYALDAEKGTGTARTA
- a CDS encoding VOC family protein; the protein is MAENRASVNTEGDAGGVEEGVPCWVDAQLPDVDAGRRFYGELFGWTFEAAHGSSVWGLLDGAPVAALAHKTDGRMPTVWTVYFATPDVTATARRIQAAGGQVVMAPLPVDGQGVAALAADPEGAVFGLWQPGSHPGFGVRHAPGAFAWAQLYARDTDAANTFYGHLFHAALFGPGAHPDFGRAPVADVFPEMMPPHVLVHFGVEDCEAALGTVSRLGGRLQAGPFTASYGTVAVVTDNQGASFALLQR
- a CDS encoding TetR family transcriptional regulator; translation: MRTVDGRVAGRRGQATRQKLLDCLSEMLSSSPYRDVKVIDVARKAGTSPATFYQYFPDVEGAVLEIAEQMAAEGAELTALLEGRSWVGKAGWQTAQELVDGFLEFWRRNDAILRVVDLGAAEGDKRFYKLRMKILNSVNNSLADAVAELQSKGKVDKDVNPAAVAGSLVAMLAAVASHQKGFTTWGVKQAELKPNLALLVHLGITGKKPTK
- a CDS encoding Lrp/AsnC family transcriptional regulator is translated as MDDVDRKILAELQQDGRLTVTELAARVRLSVSPCHRRLRELERSGAISGYRAVVEPTAVGLAFEALVFVSMRQEDRDTVADFERAVAEVEHVLDAQRLFGEPDYLLRVATADLAAFQRLYDERLTTLPGVQRLTSTLVMKHVVRDRPLPA
- a CDS encoding nitroreductase/quinone reductase family protein is translated as MIGVRLVQRVSSTRSFAKVAPHVIPALDRAVHRLTRGKVLLSAQMLPGVILTATGARSGRPRRTPLACMPEADGAGWILVGSNFGRTGHPAWTANLLAHPDAEVSWQGADIPVTARLLAGEERAAVWKTLLTFWPPYATYQARVEREIRLFRIVPR
- a CDS encoding acyl-CoA dehydrogenase family protein produces the protein MDASLTAEQDEIRRTLRELLHKRCGSEELRAALATPAGHDPALWTVLADQLGLPGLALPEAYGGVGCPVTDLALAAEETGRALAPSPLVATAVLAAPLILALGTDAQRAHLLPRIASGALTAALAVPGTALATALALTGVNGGDWAGGGRAGGVQARCVQGAWRLYGEAAQVLDGHSAGLLVVAAHTGGFVRSRPLLFLVRADAAGLVRARQTALDATRPQARVQLRNVEAELLGGEGDAGGAEADVPKALAQTGDRAAAVLACEAVGAADRALERTVEYVGQREQFGRAIGSFQAVQHRLADVYVQVQAARSAAYYAAWATAHGERVGGLALAQALEALRSAAGEAVQLHGGVGFTWEHDAHLYFKRAAGDELLFGPVHRLRAHAADEAGLFDRTEVSV